A DNA window from Rhineura floridana isolate rRhiFlo1 chromosome 11, rRhiFlo1.hap2, whole genome shotgun sequence contains the following coding sequences:
- the KLHL11 gene encoding kelch-like protein 11, which produces MAAAGGGCEPDGGGHGGPDSNVLGLESEAGPDVENDSEVFSCVTHCSELAWRQNEQRQLGLFCDVTLAFGGGGGGSSNNNGEEEMEAGAAFSSTDPPPREFRAHRSVLAAATEYFAPLLSGDFAESRSGRVELRKWSSEAGPDPETVEAVISFMYTGRVCISPGNVHEVLELADRFLLLRLKVFCGEFLKKKLTLSNSVAIHSLAHMYLLNQLALKAADMIRRNFYKVIQDEEFYTLPFHLIRDWLSDLEITVDSEEVLFEMVLKWVQKNPDEREKYFGELFKLLRLSQMKPTYLTRHVKSERLVSSDETCLKLVSEAVESHALRAENLQLGTLQQVTSPVTCLPRFGQNMDVIMVIGGVSEGGDYLSECVGYFIDEDRWVNLPHIHNHLDGHAVVVTESYVYVAGSMEPGFAKTVERYNPNRNIWEQVSNLITRKHSFGFAEVKGSLYSIGGHGNFIPGFKDVAVYHPDQDKWHNLESAPKILRDVKVVTVDDRFVYMAARTPVEGDSEEGLRAVIIRYDVDARQWQDSESLPLLDNYCCFQMAVANTNFYHTASCCPRSYPLDHEDVKRKISGQVSDDILESLPPEVLSIEGAAICYYKDDVFIIGGWKNSDDTDKQYRKEAYRYCAERKRWLLLPPMPQPRCRATACHVRIPFRSLHGTQKYPMPQNLMWQKDRIQQMQEIHRHSLSLRRLPRSQIEC; this is translated from the exons ATGGCGGCGGCTGGAGGTGGATGCGAGCCGGACGGTGGAGGCCATGGTGGCCCAGACAGTAATGTCCTTGGCCTGGAAAGTGAGGCTGGGCCGGATGTGGAGAATGATTCGGAGGTGTTCTCGTGCGTGACTCACTGCTCCGAGCTGGCCTGGCGGCAGAACGAACAGCGGCAGTTGGGCCTCTTCTGTGACGTCACGTTGGCCtttggtggcggcggcggcggcagtagCAACAACAACGGCGAGGAGGAGATGGAAGCGGGCGCGGCCTTTTCCAGTACCGACCCGCCTCCGCGGGAGTTCCGCGCGCACCGCTCTGTCCTTGCAGCTGCTACCGAATATTTCGCTCCTCTCCTCTCGGGTGACTTCGCCGAGTCCCGGTCGGGTCGCGTGGAGCTTCGCAAATGGAGCTCCGAGGCTGGGCCAGACCCGGAAACGGTGGAGGCCGTCATCAGCTTCATGTACACGGGGCGCGTCTGCATCAGCCCTGGCAACGTCCACGAGGTTCTGGAGCTGGCCGACag gtTTTTATTGTTACGTTTAAAAGTGTTCTGTGGGGAATTCCTCAAGAAGAAACTGACCCTCTCCAACTCTGTGGCCATCCATAGCTTAGCTCACATGTATTTGTTGAACCAGCTGGCTTTGAAAGCTGCTGACATGATCAGAAGGAACTTCTACAAAGTCATCCAAGATGAGGAGTTTTACACTTTGCCATTTCACCTTATCAGAGACTGGCTTTCAGATTTAGAAATCACAGTGGACTCGGAAGAGGTTCTCTTTGAGATGGTTTTAAAGTGGGttcaaaaaaatcctgatgaaagaGAAAAATACTTTGGGGAACTCTTTAAACTTCTCCGTCTGTCTCAGATGAAACCCACTTATTTGACCCGACATGTCAAATCTGAAAGGCTTGTATCCAGCGATGAAACTTGCCTGAAACTTGTGTCAGAAGCTGTGGAAAGTCATGCTCTCAGGGCTGAGAATTTGCAGTTAGGTACTCTCCAACAAGTCACTTCTCCTGTAACGTGTCTGCCTCGCTTTGGACAAAACATGGATGTTATCATGGTTATTGGTGGTGTGTCTGAGGGAGGTGACTACTTGAGTGAGTGTGTGGGGTATTTTATTGACGAAGATAGGTGGGTGAATTTACCTCACATACACAATCATCTTGATGGACATGCTGTTGTAGTGACAGAATCCTATGTTTATGTAGCAGGTTCTATGGAGCCTGGCTTTGCTAAAACTGTGGAAAGGTACAACCCAAATAGAAATATCTGGGAGCAGGTTTCCAATCTGATAACCAGGAAGCATTCTTTTGGCTTTGCCGAGGTAAAGGGAAGCCTGTACAGCATTGGTGGGCATGGGAATTTTATCCCTGGCTTCAAAGATGTAGCTGTCTACCATCCCGATCAAGACAAGTGGCACAACTTGGAATCTGCACCAAAGATACTTCGGGATGTCAAAGTAGTAACTGTAGATGACAGGTTTGTGTATATGGCTGCCCGTACCCCAGTTGAAGGGGATAGTGAGGAAGGCTTAAGGGCTGTCATCATCCGATATGATGTAGATGCAAGACAGTGGCAAGATTCTGAGTCTCTGCCACTCCTTGATAACTATTGCTGCTTTCAGATGGCTGTGGCCAACACAAACTTTTATCACACAGCCTCATGTTGTCCCAGAAGCTACCCCCTGGATCATGAAGACGTCAAGAGAAAGATCTCTGGCCAGGTGTCTGATGACATTCTGGAAAGCTTACCACCAGAGGTTCTTAGTATTGAAGGGGCAGCTATCTGCTATTACAAAGATGATGTCTTCATCATAGGTGGATGGAAGAACAGTGATGACACAGATAAACAATACAGGAAAGAGGCTTACCGTTACTGTGCTGAGAGGAAGCGCTGGCTGCTGCTTCCTCCCATGCCCCAGCCTCGTTGTCGTGCAACAGCCTGTCATGTGAGAATCCCCTTCCGGTCCTTGCATGGTACCCAGAAATATCCAATGCCACAAAACCTAATGTGGCAGAAGGACCGGATCCAGCAGATGCAGGAGATACACCGCCATTCCTTAAGCTTGCGGAGGCTGCCGCGGTCACAGATAGAGTGCTAA